Proteins co-encoded in one Scylla paramamosain isolate STU-SP2022 chromosome 43, ASM3559412v1, whole genome shotgun sequence genomic window:
- the LOC135093476 gene encoding uncharacterized protein LOC135093476, which yields MEKERRKIRRKEMPQKEKIEIKNVTRQNSELHALITEYKVTPSEEKDKDGMSSCENSEAKCTDTKGKLLGQVATLTSEVSRLESECSSLQVQLDCERDKYNKLLGESLAHEKLSEDVITEPKGETTGLGGTEL from the exons atggagaaggaaaggagaaagataagaaggaaggaaatgccgcagaaggagaag atagaaatcaaaaacgtcacaagacagaatagtgagctgcatgcacttatcacagagtataaagtcactccctcagaggaaaaagacaaggatggcatgtcttcatgtgagaactcagaagctaaat gtacagataccaaggggaaattgctgggtcaagtggctacactgacatctgaggttagcaggttggagagtgagtgcagcagtcttcaggttcagctagactgtgagagggataagtataacaaactgctgggagaatctcttgctcatgaaaagttgtctgaagatgtcataactgaaccaaaag gagaaacaacaggattgggaggaactgagctttaa